In Carettochelys insculpta isolate YL-2023 chromosome 11, ASM3395843v1, whole genome shotgun sequence, a genomic segment contains:
- the LOC142018987 gene encoding acylphosphatase-2-like isoform X2: MRSMGMCKYTEEQGKKLGVVGWVKNTPRGTVTGQVQGPKEKIEIMKNWLRNVGSPMSRIDRAVFSNEREISTLEFPNFTTKY; the protein is encoded by the exons TACACGGAAGAGCAGGGCAAGAAGTTGGGCGTGGTTGGCTGGGTGAAGAACACCCCCCGTGGGACTGTGACTGGGCAGGTGCAAGGGcccaaagagaagattgagatcAT GAAGAACTGGCTACGCAATGTGGGGAGTCCCATGTCCCGCATTGATCGTGCTGTCTTCTCCAATGAGAGGGAAATCTCCACCCTGGAATTCCCAAACTTCACCACCAAGTACTAG